In Aspergillus oryzae RIB40 DNA, chromosome 6, one genomic interval encodes:
- a CDS encoding epoxide hydrolase family protein (predicted hydrolases or acyltransferases (alpha/beta hydrolase superfamily)) — translation MLLHLLFGLSVAVGLSAAERGLPFDFPFSQTPTRFNIRVDSELVDFAKSRAASYRPSYGISDEWTKEGPPAASMAELSTFWAEHYNWSEVEDRMNKRDHFSVVIPGAAGYTGDIPIHFVHHRSMNDSAIPLLLLHGWSSTHLEWDKIIDPLAQLFHLVTPDLPGYGFSPAPTESGMDARTMGAAYDVLMKELGYGTYGVVGTDVGYFVSSWMMSDVPDSIIGHFLDFMLVPPTQDDIDRYSGNQTTPEENAYLGSFTAFESDHSVYSAVQAQKPLALSLSMGDSPVGFAGWLWDLKYAGSDGYQYTMEELITEAFTLWIQAPYGAMRSYLETLIVSLGHTTSGSKSWNK, via the coding sequence TATCCGCGTGGATTCGGAACTGGTGGATTTCGCCAAAAGCCGGGCTGCCTCTTATCGCCCCTCTTACGGTATCTCCGATGAATGGACCAAAGAAGGCCCCCCAGCGGCATCCATGGCTGAGCTATCAACATTCTGGGCCGAACACTATAACTGGTCGGAAGTAGAAGACCGTATGAACAAGCGTGATCACTTCTCGGTTGTGATTCCTGGTGCAGCAGGTTATACTGGCGATATCCCCATTCATTTTGTGCACCACCGTTCTATGAATGATAGTGCCAtccctcttctacttctccACGGCTGGTCATCGACTCATCTGGAATGGGACAAGATCATTGATCCTCTCGCTCAATTGTTCCACCTCGTCACCCCTGACCTCCCTGGTTATGGTTTCAGCCCGGCACCTACGGAGAGTGGAATGGATGCTCGAACCATGGGTGCCGCTTATGATGTGCTCATGAAAGAGCTTGGTTATGGAACTTATGGTGTGGTGGGCACGGATGTTGGATACTTCGTTTCcagctggatgatgtcaGACGTGCCTGATAGCATCATCGGACACTTCTTAGACTTTATGCTCGTGCCGCCAACGCAAGACGACATCGATCGGTATTCTGGGAATCAGACGACACCAGAAGAGAATGCATACCTTGGATCCTTCACTGCGTTTGAATCAGACCACTCTGTGTATTCTGCCGTGCAGGCTCAGAAGCCATTGGCCTTGAGTCTCTCAATGGGTGACAGTCCCGTTGGGTTTGCCGGCTGGCTATGGGACCTGAAATACGCCGGCAGCGATGGATACCAGTATACAATGGAGGAACTCATTACGGAAGCATTCACGTTGTGGATACAGGCGCCTTACGGTGCGATGCGATCCTACCTGGAAACGCTGATTGTAAGCCTTGGACATACCACCAGCGGTTCAAAAAGTTGGAATAAGTAG
- a CDS encoding uncharacterized protein (predicted protein) — protein MLSLAFLVYATGTLAAASVQYIQSQDFRIGVDPDTGAVLSIVNPSDNASMSWISGPDNAPWQPLGSRWGLGYADLGDLNRAFWNKPDLTLGDDHMTASYAMDKLNVSVTRWIDTSSKSFQECYSFLNTGDDALNLSDVGSESLGIYLPFNDHYTSTEDVLEHRAHAHIWASGESSSWVKLTRMGLRGPHLGLVLTEGALSGYSVESRNTVTLSNTRGFFLIHPKVPSLQSKETSQICWTMFWHDDWQDFFEQSLKRSDHFIHIEASPWTAVEGDTVNLTVFGRPGDSISFNGVDLPLHRETGLYSTSVQADKAGERQLTFTLRKGDRENNATVVLNTVQDIDQIIANRVKFITTKQQLNASFPDRSKAGAYAVYDNQMEGIASFETASDRNTGRERVGMGVLVARWLLNHSDVDVEKSLRIYYNYVNNKLQDPSGYVYDWPIGSKTASLRLYDWPWVMQLHLAMAKLGNEAVTSHGNYTATPVERLMSTMERFYTEGGETHYSIGLPIFESLTFLKAYGYRDAYQRALQLFTAHGKQIAKIGQNYPSSEVNYEQSIVAPAAIILLELYRSTGAKSWLEAAHAHFDRLEAFGGRQPDYHLHDIAIRHWDGYWFGKDRMWGDTFPHYWSTLTGIAMHHYANATENKTYKTRAEGILRANLALFTEEGRGHCAFIYPTTVDGRKGHYLDPYANDQEWALAHILQVRENH, from the coding sequence atgCTTTCCTTGGCATTTCTTGTATACGCCACTGGCACTCTTGCGGCTGCTAGCGTACAGTATATACAATCGCAAGACTTCCGAATTGGGGTTGATCCTGATACCGGGGCTGTGCTTTCCATCGTGAACCCAAGCGATAATGCCTCCATGAGTTGGATCAGTGGACCAGACAACGCACCTTGGCAGCCTCTCGGTAGCAGATGGGGACTAGGCTATGCAGATCTAGGTGATCTCAACCGCGCATTTTGGAACAAGCCTGACCTCACGCTCGGAGATGACCACATGACTGCATCCTACGCAATGGACAAGCTAAATGTTAGCGTTACCAGATGGATAGACACATCTTCCAAGAGCTTCCAGGAATGCTATTCGTTTCTTAACACTGGTGACGATGCGCTGAATCTTAGTGATGTTGGGTCTGAGTCGCTGGGAATTTACCTCCCTTTCAATGATCATTATACCTCCACAGAAGATGTTCTGGAGCACCGGGCTCACGCCCACATCTGGGCCTCTGGTGAGAGCTCGTCATGGGTCAAGCTGACACGAATGGGTCTGCGAGGACCTCatcttggccttgttctcACGGAAGGGGCATTGTCAGGTTATAGTGTGGAGTCGCGGAATACGGTGACATTATCTAACACTCGAGGCTTCTTTCTTATACATCCTAAGGTGCCGAGTCTCCAGAGTAAGGAGACAAGTCAGATCTGTTGGACCATGTTCTGGCATGATGATTGGCAAGACTTTTTTGAGCAGAGTCTCAAACGATCAGATCATTTTATCCATATCGAAGCATCACCTTGGACGGCGGTTGAAGGTGACACTGTCAATTTGACAGTATTTGGGCGACCTGGAGACAGTATCTCCTTCAATGGAGTTGATCTCCCACTTCATAGGGAAACGGGCTTGTATTCAACCTCGGTACAAGCAGACAAGGCCGGCGAGAGGCAATTAACGTTTACCCTGAGGAAGGGTGACCGTGAAAACAATGCTACTGTCGTCCTAAATACCGTGCAGGACATTGATCAGATTATTGCCAACCGCGTTAAGTTTATTACCACGAAACAACAGCTAAACGCATCCTTCCCCGACAGGTCAAAGGCAGGCGCATATGCGGTCTATGATAACCAGATGGAAGGCATAGCAAGTTTTGAGACTGCATCCGATAGGAATACAGGTCGAGAACGCGTCGGGATGGGCGTATTAGTAGCCCGATGGCTCCTAAACCATTCTGACGTAGACGTTGAGAAGTCTCTTCGGATTTATTATAACTatgtcaacaacaagctcCAAGATCCATCAGGCTACGTTTATGACTGGCCGATTGGGTCTAAAACAGCATCTCTCCGTTTGTATGACTGGCCATGGGTGATgcaacttcatcttgctATGGCGAAGCTGGGAAACGAGGCTGTAACAAGTCATGGGAATTATACTGCTACACCGGTGGAGCGTTTAATGTCTACCATGGAACGCTTTTACACGGAAGGAGGGGAGACTCATTATTCCATTGGTTTGCCTATCTTCGAAAGTCTCACCTTTCTAAAGGCATACGGATATAGGGATGCATATCAGCGCGCGCTACAACTGTTTACGGCCCATGGCAAACAAATCGCCAAGATTGGACAAAACTATCCCTCGTCAGAAGTGAACTATGAGCAATCGATAGTTGCCCCTGCTGCTATTATCTTACTAGAGTTGTACCGATCCACCGGAGCCAAGTCCTGGCTGGAGGCCGCTCATGCTCATTTTGATCGTCTCGAAGCATTCGGAGGCCGACAGCCGGATTATCATCTTCACGATATTGCAATTCGCCACTGGGATGGATATTGGTTCGGAAAGGATCGGATGTGGGGTGACACGTTTCCTCACTACTGGAGTACTCTGACCGGTATCGCAATGCATCATTATGCAAATGCTACTGAAAACAAGACGTATAAGACCCGTGCTGAGGGTATTCTACGAGCAAACCTCGCTCTCTTCACAGAGGAGGGACGAGGTCATTGTGCTTTTATCTATCCCACTACTGTTGACGGACGTAAAGGTCACTATCTAGACCCGTACGCCAATGACCAGGAATGGGCGCTGGCTCACATTTTGCAGGTGAGAGAAAATCACTAG
- a CDS encoding uncharacterized protein (predicted protein), translated as MRFTTVFAMLAAAMGVVAEEAINIKICNGINEAGDCITANVYIQHQCYNLNGTPVSNNVRSFTIPSGYRCRFWSSTACNGGGTGDVQSPGSNQNGHPQVNSVKCYAN; from the exons ATGCGTTTCACTACTGTCTTTGCCATGCTCGCGGCCGCTATGGGCGTTGTAGCAGAAGAGGCTATCAACATCAAGATCTGTAATGGTATCAACGAGGCCGGTGACTGTATCACCGCTAACGTTTACATTCAACACCAATGCT ACAACTTGAACGGTACTCCTGTCTCAAACAATGTCCGGTCTTTTACGATCCCAAGTGGTTACCGTTGCCGCTTCTGGTC GTCCACTGCATGCAATGGCGGCGGTACTGGCGATGTCCAGAGCCCTGGCAGCAACCAGAACGGCCACCCCCAGGTCAACTCTGTCAAGTGTTACGCCAACTAG